The following are from one region of the Endozoicomonas sp. 4G genome:
- the puuE gene encoding allantoinase PuuE: MDNRENNYPRDLTGYGNTPPHPQWPEQSRIAVQFVINYEEGGENSVLHGDKGSEAFLSEIIGAQSYEGMRHISMESIYDYGARAGFWRLHRIFIQRNIPVTVYAVAMAMERNPRVVEAMLNADWEIASHGYRWIDYQFHDPDEEREHMQKAIQIHTEMTGQRPSGWYTGRCSPQTEQLVAEEGGFLYHADSYADDLPYWDTRFDQPQLVVPYTLDCNDMRFATAQGFNSGDQFFNYLKDAFDVLYDEGADQPKMMSVGLHCRLVGRPGRAAALMRFLDYVQSKEKVWLCTREQIARHWHEHHPLPD; this comes from the coding sequence ATGGATAACAGAGAGAACAACTACCCAAGGGACTTAACAGGGTATGGAAATACTCCTCCCCATCCACAATGGCCTGAACAGTCGCGGATTGCGGTTCAGTTTGTCATTAACTACGAGGAAGGGGGCGAGAACTCTGTGCTTCATGGTGACAAGGGTTCGGAAGCTTTCCTTTCCGAAATTATTGGTGCTCAGTCGTATGAAGGAATGCGCCATATCAGTATGGAGTCTATCTATGACTACGGGGCCAGGGCTGGCTTCTGGCGGCTTCATCGTATCTTCATCCAGAGAAACATCCCTGTAACCGTCTATGCCGTGGCCATGGCTATGGAACGAAACCCCCGGGTTGTAGAGGCTATGTTGAATGCTGACTGGGAAATAGCCAGCCACGGTTATCGCTGGATTGATTATCAGTTTCACGATCCTGATGAAGAGCGTGAGCACATGCAGAAAGCCATTCAAATTCACACAGAAATGACCGGCCAGAGACCTTCGGGTTGGTACACAGGTCGTTGCAGCCCCCAGACGGAGCAGCTGGTGGCAGAAGAGGGTGGTTTTCTCTATCACGCCGACAGTTATGCAGACGATCTGCCCTATTGGGATACCCGATTTGATCAGCCGCAGCTGGTGGTGCCTTATACACTGGACTGCAATGATATGCGTTTCGCTACCGCCCAGGGTTTTAACTCTGGCGATCAGTTTTTCAACTATTTGAAAGACGCCTTTGATGTGCTCTATGACGAGGGAGCCGATCAGCCAAAAATGATGTCGGTAGGTTTGCATTGTCGTTTGGTTGGCAGGCCGGGTCGTGCGGCTGCACTGATGCGTTTCCTGGATTATGTGCAGTCAAAGGAAAAAGTATGGCTATGCACCCGGGAGCAGATTGCCCGCCACTGGCATGAGCATCATCCTTTACCGGATTGA
- the uraD gene encoding 2-oxo-4-hydroxy-4-carboxy-5-ureidoimidazoline decarboxylase, with protein MTLSELNTLSEEQATETLRQCCASSHWVECMVAARPFANIESLLIAANAVWSHCQKSDYLEAFDAHPKIGDINSLKKKYQNTQAMAGHEQSGVDEANAGTLQALAENNGKYERRFGYIFIVCATGKSASEMLTLLEERLHNEPADELSIAAAEQHKITSIRLCKMLKNTSLPKEGAIL; from the coding sequence ATGACATTGAGTGAACTGAATACACTGAGCGAAGAGCAGGCAACAGAAACCTTGCGTCAGTGCTGTGCCAGCAGCCACTGGGTTGAGTGCATGGTGGCGGCAAGACCCTTTGCCAATATTGAAAGCCTGCTGATTGCTGCCAACGCCGTATGGTCTCATTGTCAGAAATCCGATTACCTGGAAGCTTTTGATGCTCACCCGAAAATCGGTGACATCAACAGCCTGAAAAAAAAATATCAAAACACTCAAGCCATGGCGGGCCATGAGCAGTCTGGTGTCGATGAAGCCAATGCAGGAACCCTGCAGGCACTGGCTGAAAACAATGGCAAATATGAGCGCCGGTTTGGCTATATCTTCATTGTCTGCGCGACCGGCAAAAGTGCCAGCGAGATGCTGACGCTACTGGAGGAACGTTTGCATAATGAGCCAGCGGATGAACTCTCAATTGCAGCGGCTGAACAGCATAAAATAACCAGCATCCGCCTGTGCAAAATGCTCAAGAACACCTCTTTGCCCAAAGAAGGAGCGATTTTATGA
- the rhtB gene encoding homoserine/homoserine lactone efflux protein, translating to MALNTWLAFLAATIIISVTPGAGAVNTMATAIRSGLVRTLPSIMGLQVALILFLIIVAAGLGAILAASETLFTLIKWTGAFYLIFLGIMKWREASNELSVESQTHISHRKSFASAILVNLTNPKAIVFQAAFLPQFIDPALMLWPQYLIMGITMVTVDSLVMIGYASFALKLMPILNKYGKLQNRLFGSMFIACGGLLAGSERL from the coding sequence ATGGCACTTAATACTTGGCTGGCTTTTCTGGCCGCAACCATCATCATCAGCGTGACGCCGGGGGCCGGTGCGGTTAATACCATGGCCACCGCCATTCGCTCAGGGTTGGTCAGAACCCTGCCATCCATCATGGGGCTCCAGGTCGCCCTGATTCTATTTTTGATCATCGTCGCCGCAGGCCTTGGGGCCATTCTTGCCGCCTCAGAGACACTGTTTACCCTGATCAAGTGGACAGGCGCTTTTTACCTGATTTTCCTGGGCATCATGAAATGGCGCGAAGCGTCGAATGAGCTTTCTGTAGAGAGCCAAACCCATATTAGTCATAGAAAATCCTTCGCCAGTGCCATTCTGGTCAATCTGACTAACCCCAAGGCCATTGTGTTTCAGGCTGCTTTCCTGCCACAGTTTATCGACCCTGCCCTGATGCTCTGGCCTCAATATCTGATTATGGGAATCACCATGGTTACCGTTGATAGTTTGGTTATGATCGGTTACGCCAGCTTCGCCCTGAAACTGATGCCCATTCTGAATAAGTACGGAAAGCTGCAAAACCGGCTGTTTGGCTCAATGTTTATAGCCTGCGGCGGGCTTCTGGCTGGCAGCGAGCGGTTATAG
- a CDS encoding class I SAM-dependent methyltransferase, with amino-acid sequence MARTSLTITPEIAAYLTDPGMRDHPVLSELRARMADFAEGYMQISPEQGAFMQMLVKISGARRGIEIGTFTGYSALATVLAMPEEGHLTCLDVSEEWTSIAREHWQKAGVSEKITLKIQPALDSLAEMKDQKGLFDWLFIDADKENYLNYYQRGIELLKSGGLVLVDNSLWSGSVVNPQDAEAKAIDECNRFIQQDDRVDMVLLPVSDGLMIARKR; translated from the coding sequence ATGGCCAGAACCTCTCTGACCATAACGCCTGAAATTGCTGCTTATCTCACTGATCCGGGTATGCGTGATCACCCTGTATTAAGTGAGCTGCGAGCACGGATGGCAGACTTTGCCGAAGGGTATATGCAGATTTCGCCGGAGCAGGGCGCGTTCATGCAAATGCTGGTGAAGATCAGTGGCGCAAGAAGGGGAATAGAGATCGGTACATTCACTGGCTACAGTGCTCTGGCAACGGTGCTGGCCATGCCAGAAGAGGGTCACCTGACTTGTCTGGATGTTTCTGAAGAATGGACGAGTATTGCCAGGGAGCATTGGCAGAAAGCGGGTGTGTCAGAAAAAATAACCTTGAAAATTCAGCCTGCCCTGGACAGCCTGGCTGAAATGAAAGACCAGAAGGGTTTATTCGACTGGCTGTTCATTGATGCCGATAAAGAAAATTATCTGAATTACTACCAGCGCGGTATTGAATTACTGAAATCCGGCGGACTGGTGTTAGTGGATAACAGTCTCTGGAGCGGTTCGGTGGTGAATCCTCAGGATGCTGAGGCCAAAGCCATTGATGAATGCAACCGCTTTATTCAACAAGACGACAGGGTCGATATGGTGTTATTGCCAGTGAGCGACGGGTTGATGATCGCTCGCAAACGTTAA
- the alc gene encoding allantoicase, which yields MKKIADGSLPANGSNDAMLWQQTKVDLAARALGGDVLSASDDFFAEKDNLLLDSEPVFLPEKYTAYGKWMDGWESRRRRTGDHDWVVVRLATPGMVEGLEVDTRHFKGNAPGAVQLEYIASESDPDEHSQWQTMTDRMAVEADHRNLIRLDQPVEATHIRLTIFPDGGVARLRVYGKIMFNTQHLLPNEPVDLSALMNGAHPVSCSDAFFSPMQNLLRPGRGADMHDGWETRRRRAGGHDWMIIRLATPGKIGRVEMDTLHFKGNYPDRGSLEGCYFEGEIPDDSVRWQPILSEQKLHAHRNHSFVENLENTQEIYTHVRLNIFPDGGVSRLRVIGQPEPAK from the coding sequence ATGAAAAAAATAGCTGATGGCTCTCTTCCAGCTAATGGCTCCAACGACGCCATGCTGTGGCAACAGACAAAAGTTGATCTGGCCGCCCGTGCTTTGGGTGGTGATGTGCTGTCTGCAAGCGATGACTTCTTTGCTGAAAAAGACAACCTGCTGCTGGATTCTGAGCCGGTTTTTCTTCCGGAAAAATACACGGCTTACGGCAAATGGATGGACGGCTGGGAATCCCGCCGACGCCGCACTGGCGATCATGACTGGGTGGTCGTCAGGCTTGCAACCCCGGGAATGGTGGAAGGGTTGGAAGTCGATACCCGTCACTTCAAAGGCAATGCCCCCGGTGCCGTTCAGCTGGAATACATCGCCAGCGAGTCAGACCCTGATGAGCACAGCCAATGGCAGACAATGACCGACAGGATGGCTGTTGAAGCCGATCACCGCAACCTGATCCGTTTGGACCAGCCTGTTGAAGCCACTCATATTCGCCTGACGATTTTTCCCGATGGCGGTGTTGCCCGGCTAAGAGTCTACGGAAAAATTATGTTTAACACTCAACACCTGCTCCCCAACGAACCCGTTGATCTATCGGCACTGATGAACGGTGCCCACCCAGTCAGCTGTTCCGACGCGTTCTTCAGCCCCATGCAAAATCTGCTGCGTCCGGGTCGTGGTGCCGATATGCACGATGGCTGGGAAACCCGCCGAAGACGCGCTGGCGGTCATGACTGGATGATTATCAGGCTGGCAACACCGGGTAAAATTGGCCGGGTTGAAATGGATACCCTGCATTTCAAAGGTAACTATCCCGACAGAGGCAGTCTGGAAGGCTGTTATTTTGAAGGAGAAATACCAGACGACAGTGTACGTTGGCAACCGATCCTGAGCGAACAGAAACTTCATGCCCATCGTAATCACTCTTTTGTCGAGAATCTGGAAAATACTCAGGAAATATACACCCATGTCCGTCTGAATATTTTCCCCGATGGTGGCGTATCCCGATTGCGGGTCATCGGTCAGCCGGAGCCAGCAAAATGA
- the trmB gene encoding tRNA (guanosine(46)-N7)-methyltransferase TrmB, which translates to MTTSVEPDHTPDPTKRREIKSFVLRAGRMTTGQRRGWDECWDKWGLRKEDGPLNITEAFGREAPVVLEIGYGMGLSLLAMAKAEGDKNFIGIEVHRPGVGSLLNECQLAGVTNVRSYCDDAVEVLRECIADGSLSRVQIYFPDPWHKKRHHKRRLIQPGFIAAIRPKLAIGGVIHLATDWENYAEQMMEVMTAAEGFNNQEGEGRYAPRPDFRPLTKFEKRGHRLGHGVWDLLFERTE; encoded by the coding sequence ATGACCACCTCAGTTGAACCTGATCATACCCCTGATCCGACTAAACGTCGGGAAATCAAAAGTTTTGTCCTGCGCGCAGGTCGTATGACCACAGGGCAACGTCGTGGCTGGGATGAATGCTGGGACAAGTGGGGTCTTCGAAAAGAAGACGGCCCGTTAAACATCACCGAAGCCTTTGGCCGGGAGGCACCGGTCGTACTGGAAATCGGTTACGGCATGGGTCTGTCACTGCTGGCCATGGCAAAAGCTGAGGGTGACAAAAACTTTATCGGTATTGAAGTTCATCGTCCGGGGGTCGGCAGCCTGCTGAATGAGTGCCAGCTGGCGGGTGTCACCAATGTTCGCAGCTACTGTGATGATGCGGTTGAAGTGCTTCGTGAATGCATTGCCGACGGTAGCCTGTCCAGAGTTCAGATTTATTTCCCCGACCCCTGGCATAAGAAGCGTCATCATAAGCGCCGCCTGATTCAACCCGGATTTATTGCAGCCATCAGACCGAAACTGGCTATAGGCGGTGTTATTCACCTGGCCACAGACTGGGAAAACTATGCTGAGCAAATGATGGAAGTCATGACAGCGGCTGAAGGTTTTAACAATCAGGAAGGTGAAGGTCGCTATGCGCCCAGGCCAGACTTCAGACCTCTAACCAAGTTTGAAAAGCGCGGTCATCGGTTGGGTCATGGGGTTTGGGACCTTTTGTTTGAGAGAACGGAATAA
- a CDS encoding HU family DNA-binding protein produces the protein MRKPELVNAIADQADLTKEQANQALNAMIEAITSALKEEDSVNLIGFGTFLQRSRAARTGKNPQTGEPIQIAASNTVAFKPGKALKDAVNS, from the coding sequence ATGCGTAAACCAGAACTCGTCAACGCCATTGCCGATCAGGCAGATCTGACAAAAGAACAGGCTAATCAGGCACTCAATGCCATGATTGAAGCCATAACCTCCGCCCTGAAAGAAGAAGACAGTGTCAACCTTATAGGCTTTGGTACATTCCTGCAGCGCAGCAGGGCCGCACGTACAGGCAAAAATCCACAAACTGGTGAACCGATTCAAATTGCTGCCAGCAATACCGTAGCCTTTAAACCAGGCAAAGCCCTCAAAGACGCCGTTAACAGCTGA
- a CDS encoding DUF3392 family protein encodes MEWITDSIIFLSKLARQHLDVIAMALTAVATAFIGRFIASWGSRWLDRLHAVLRVPVRAVLNLALFGAIFYFVPQWLGHLLSYFNHFTLAPVLLVIIICVGLLSERLGR; translated from the coding sequence ATGGAATGGATAACGGACAGCATTATTTTTCTATCCAAGCTGGCTCGTCAGCATCTTGATGTTATTGCGATGGCCCTGACGGCAGTGGCAACCGCCTTTATAGGTCGTTTTATTGCCTCATGGGGCAGTCGTTGGTTAGACCGGCTTCATGCCGTGTTGAGAGTTCCTGTAAGAGCGGTTTTGAATCTCGCCCTGTTTGGTGCCATCTTCTATTTTGTCCCTCAATGGCTCGGTCATTTACTGAGCTACTTCAATCATTTCACTCTGGCTCCAGTATTGCTGGTGATCATCATCTGCGTAGGGTTATTGTCGGAGAGGCTGGGACGTTGA
- the uraH gene encoding hydroxyisourate hydrolase codes for MTGISTHILDTARGHPADRVPVTLYKQVEDNWIEVGQGTTNDDGRINSLATDEVNLPEGIYKLDFAIADYFNRLEQKYFYPQVPVIFEVSDDRHHHVPLLISPFGYSTYRGS; via the coding sequence ATGACCGGGATCAGCACTCATATCCTCGACACCGCCCGCGGCCACCCTGCCGACCGGGTTCCTGTCACCCTGTACAAGCAGGTAGAAGACAACTGGATAGAGGTAGGGCAGGGTACAACGAACGACGATGGAAGAATAAACAGTCTGGCTACGGACGAAGTCAACCTTCCTGAAGGCATTTATAAGCTGGACTTTGCCATTGCGGATTACTTTAACCGGCTGGAGCAAAAGTACTTTTATCCGCAGGTCCCGGTCATTTTTGAGGTCAGTGATGATCGTCACCACCATGTGCCGTTGCTGATATCCCCCTTCGGATATTCGACTTACCGGGGGAGCTGA
- a CDS encoding urate hydroxylase PuuD, with protein sequence MESYIQDWLNLIFRWLHVTAGIAWIGASFYFNWLEGRLENAPQAKQKKGIKGELWAVHGGGFYEVNKYRLAPEKMPETLHWFKWEAYVTWLSGFGLLAIIYYWGAESYLLAADSPLSSASAIAVSVFSLFLSWLAYDFLCRTRLFNHEKQFSAVLFGLIVFSAWGYAQLFSDRAAYIHVGALIGTLMVGNVFQIIIPSQRKLVDAAQRGDSSFDPAIAQHALLRSRHNNYFTLPLLFIMISGHYPMTYGHELNWAILAALSLAAILIRHFFNRRNQGAVLTWLWPTAAVVMLSLAFVIRPQMAPMPEVAEAPAFDEQAIVEIVTNRCSTCHAAKPTDPLFRVAPGGLIFDDYESIASKADKIYSQAVLTHIMPLANRTEMTEEERQLLGQWYQQLKSEADNAVKVSMN encoded by the coding sequence ATGGAATCTTATATACAAGACTGGCTGAATCTGATTTTCCGCTGGTTGCACGTCACCGCGGGCATTGCCTGGATCGGTGCCTCCTTTTACTTCAACTGGCTGGAAGGCCGACTGGAAAATGCCCCTCAGGCGAAACAGAAAAAAGGCATTAAAGGAGAGTTATGGGCGGTGCACGGCGGCGGTTTCTATGAAGTGAATAAATACCGTCTGGCACCGGAGAAAATGCCGGAAACCCTGCACTGGTTCAAATGGGAAGCTTATGTCACCTGGCTCAGTGGCTTTGGTTTGCTGGCGATTATCTACTACTGGGGCGCAGAAAGTTATCTGTTAGCCGCGGACTCGCCACTGTCATCGGCCTCAGCCATTGCAGTCAGTGTATTCAGCCTGTTCCTGAGCTGGCTGGCTTACGACTTTCTTTGCCGTACCCGCTTGTTTAACCATGAAAAACAGTTCAGTGCGGTACTGTTCGGGCTGATTGTTTTTTCAGCCTGGGGATATGCTCAACTGTTCAGCGACAGAGCGGCTTATATCCACGTCGGCGCCCTGATCGGAACCCTGATGGTGGGTAATGTCTTTCAGATTATCATCCCGTCCCAAAGAAAGCTGGTTGATGCGGCCCAAAGAGGTGATAGCAGCTTTGACCCGGCCATTGCTCAACATGCGCTGCTTCGCTCAAGGCACAACAACTATTTTACCTTGCCACTGTTGTTTATCATGATCAGCGGTCACTACCCGATGACTTATGGCCATGAACTGAACTGGGCGATTCTTGCCGCCCTGTCACTGGCTGCCATTCTGATCCGACACTTCTTTAACCGTCGTAATCAGGGCGCTGTATTAACCTGGCTATGGCCCACGGCTGCGGTAGTGATGTTGAGCCTGGCTTTTGTTATCCGACCGCAAATGGCCCCTATGCCCGAGGTGGCAGAAGCACCGGCTTTTGACGAACAAGCCATTGTCGAGATTGTCACTAACCGTTGTTCTACCTGTCATGCGGCTAAACCAACCGACCCTCTCTTTCGGGTCGCTCCGGGTGGGTTGATCTTTGATGACTATGAATCCATCGCCAGCAAAGCGGACAAGATCTACAGTCAGGCCGTTTTAACCCATATCATGCCCCTGGCAAACCGCACTGAGATGACGGAAGAAGAGCGTCAGTTACTGGGACAGTGGTATCAACAGCTGAAATCTGAAGCAGACAACGCTGTCAAAGTGTCCATGAACTGA
- a CDS encoding ureidoglycolate lyase: MPATVTTRALPVEPLSAEAFKPFGDVIEARGDATIINQGRCRKFSDLTRIQTDAGGEVAVHIYHTQAIKQPYRLDLLERHPLGSQTFMPLEQQPFLIVVAPDHHQEPDFNHIRCFITDGSQGINYHPGTWHHPLLSAGDGMAYLVIDRAGPGHNCDEVLIPAHLSLTVGAPI, translated from the coding sequence ATGCCAGCCACAGTAACCACCCGGGCTCTCCCCGTAGAGCCCTTGTCTGCTGAAGCGTTCAAACCTTTTGGCGATGTGATCGAAGCCCGTGGTGACGCCACGATCATCAATCAGGGCCGTTGTCGTAAGTTCAGCGACCTCACCCGTATTCAAACCGATGCCGGGGGGGAAGTGGCTGTCCACATTTACCACACGCAAGCCATCAAACAGCCCTACCGACTGGACTTACTGGAACGTCATCCTCTGGGCAGCCAGACTTTTATGCCCCTTGAGCAACAGCCATTTTTGATTGTTGTCGCCCCTGATCATCATCAGGAACCGGACTTTAATCATATTCGCTGCTTCATTACTGATGGCTCCCAGGGCATTAACTACCATCCGGGCACTTGGCACCATCCACTGCTTTCTGCCGGTGATGGAATGGCCTATCTGGTGATTGACCGGGCCGGGCCGGGGCACAATTGTGACGAAGTTTTAATCCCGGCCCACCTTTCTCTGACAGTGGGAGCCCCGATATGA
- a CDS encoding rubredoxin yields the protein MKKWQCMVCGFIYDEEQGWPDDGIEPGTRWEDVPEDWLCPDCGVSKDDFEMVRVG from the coding sequence ATGAAAAAATGGCAGTGTATGGTGTGCGGTTTTATCTATGACGAAGAACAGGGCTGGCCAGATGATGGGATCGAGCCGGGAACTCGCTGGGAAGATGTTCCTGAAGACTGGCTTTGCCCTGACTGCGGTGTCAGCAAAGACGACTTTGAAATGGTCAGAGTCGGCTGA
- the guaD gene encoding guanine deaminase: MNTTTMTTPVFWRASVLHFLDDPDKGEQNWEYFDDGGLLVESGYIKACGPAKTLLQQLPEGCEIRDLSGRMIIPGFVDTHVHYPQLEVMAGCGVQLLDWLEQYTFPAEARFSDPEYASEIAELFLDQCLNSGTTTALVFGTVAPQSVDAFFEAAHKRNLRMIAGKVMMDRNAPEYLLDTPQSSYEDSKQLINRWHNKGRLSYAVTPRFAPTSSAEQLTLAGQLLKEHNDLYLHTHLSENPKEIEWVQQLFPDSEHYLDVYDQHGLLGPRSVFAHSIHLCDQSWERMAESDSSIACCPGSNLFLGSGLFNFARAKNKNIRVGLGTDVGGGTSLCLFNTMKDAYQVSQLSEHTISPLQAFYLATLGGARALHLDDRIGSFRIGNEADFLVLNPNATPLLKFRTEKTKTLEELLGVLMVMGDDRVIEKTIVMGRETRGRN, from the coding sequence ATGAATACGACGACGATGACAACCCCTGTTTTCTGGCGGGCGTCGGTACTTCACTTTCTGGATGATCCCGATAAGGGAGAGCAGAACTGGGAATACTTTGACGACGGTGGCTTACTGGTTGAATCAGGCTATATCAAGGCTTGCGGCCCTGCCAAAACCTTATTGCAACAACTGCCGGAAGGCTGTGAAATCCGGGATCTCTCAGGCAGGATGATTATTCCGGGATTTGTAGATACTCATGTCCATTACCCCCAGCTGGAAGTCATGGCAGGCTGCGGAGTACAACTGCTCGACTGGCTGGAACAGTATACCTTTCCGGCTGAAGCCCGCTTTTCAGACCCTGAATATGCCAGCGAGATTGCCGAGTTATTTCTGGATCAGTGCCTGAACAGTGGCACCACCACGGCACTGGTTTTCGGCACGGTTGCGCCCCAGTCGGTTGATGCTTTCTTTGAAGCTGCGCACAAACGCAACCTGCGTATGATTGCTGGCAAGGTCATGATGGATCGCAACGCGCCAGAGTATCTGCTCGACACACCACAAAGCAGCTACGAAGATTCAAAACAATTGATCAATCGCTGGCACAATAAAGGTCGACTGTCTTATGCCGTCACGCCCCGCTTTGCGCCGACTTCTTCTGCTGAGCAACTTACTCTGGCCGGACAGCTACTCAAAGAACATAACGACCTCTACCTGCATACCCACCTGTCTGAAAATCCCAAAGAGATAGAGTGGGTTCAGCAACTGTTTCCTGACAGCGAACATTACCTGGATGTTTATGACCAGCATGGCCTGCTGGGTCCTCGATCGGTTTTTGCCCATTCCATCCATCTGTGCGACCAGAGTTGGGAGCGAATGGCTGAAAGTGACTCATCCATTGCCTGCTGTCCGGGTTCCAACCTGTTCCTGGGCAGCGGTTTATTCAATTTTGCCAGGGCAAAAAACAAAAATATTCGCGTTGGGCTGGGCACAGACGTGGGTGGTGGCACCAGTCTATGCCTGTTTAACACGATGAAAGACGCTTATCAGGTATCTCAGTTGAGTGAGCATACGATATCTCCTCTTCAAGCTTTCTACCTGGCCACTCTGGGGGGCGCCCGAGCCCTGCATCTCGACGACCGCATCGGCAGTTTCCGGATCGGTAACGAGGCAGACTTTCTGGTGCTTAACCCCAACGCCACACCTTTGTTGAAATTCAGAACAGAAAAAACGAAAACACTGGAAGAGTTGCTGGGTGTCCTGATGGTGATGGGTGACGACCGGGTCATTGAAAAAACCATTGTCATGGGCCGGGAGACTCGAGGAAGAAACTGA
- a CDS encoding NAD(P)H-dependent oxidoreductase, translating to MKETTKQQILDAFQFRHACKSFDPDKKISDEDFDFILDAGLLSPSSFGFEPWKFLVIDNQELRKKMLPVCLGAEGQLPTASHFVVTLARKEPGMIYSSPYIEEHMREVEQLPDEIVNLKGDFYKTFQTDHFKLTESPRAMFDWSCKQTYIALGNMLSVAAQIGIDSCPIEGFDRDPLEDILEQEDLLDRHHFGISYLVAFGYRQEEPRAKTRSPKDRLVQWVK from the coding sequence ATGAAAGAAACAACCAAGCAGCAGATACTGGACGCTTTTCAGTTCCGTCATGCCTGCAAAAGTTTTGATCCGGATAAAAAAATATCCGATGAAGATTTCGATTTCATCCTGGATGCAGGACTACTGTCGCCCAGTTCATTCGGGTTCGAACCCTGGAAATTTCTGGTGATCGATAACCAAGAGTTGAGAAAGAAAATGCTTCCGGTGTGTCTGGGTGCTGAAGGCCAGCTGCCCACTGCCAGCCACTTTGTAGTGACTCTGGCTCGAAAGGAACCCGGCATGATTTACAGCTCTCCTTATATCGAAGAGCACATGCGCGAAGTAGAGCAGCTCCCTGACGAGATTGTTAATCTGAAGGGCGATTTCTACAAAACATTCCAGACCGATCACTTCAAGTTGACCGAGTCGCCCAGAGCCATGTTTGACTGGTCCTGCAAACAAACCTACATCGCCCTGGGCAATATGCTGAGCGTTGCCGCCCAGATCGGTATAGATTCCTGCCCGATTGAAGGGTTTGACCGCGATCCTTTGGAGGATATTCTTGAACAGGAAGATCTGTTGGATCGCCATCACTTCGGCATCAGCTACCTGGTCGCTTTCGGCTACCGTCAGGAAGAGCCCAGGGCCAAAACACGCTCGCCAAAAGATCGGCTGGTTCAGTGGGTCAAATAG